One window of the Salvelinus fontinalis isolate EN_2023a chromosome 2, ASM2944872v1, whole genome shotgun sequence genome contains the following:
- the LOC129828534 gene encoding leucine-rich repeat-containing protein 3B-like — protein MVQGLCTSRRVCLYPTMPLLAEWLLCHSLVACLLLHSLALSSTTAGLHGANTGCSESCYCSESADGGRVVRCSNMRLAEVPHDLPNDTRRLYLDGNLLTTIPANAFAGLPLLNELDLSHNELTQMEPGAFRGLVPSLRSLDLSSNRLTTLEPEVLGGLRAQANLTHNPWHCDCRLQVAMPRLDLEPASLAGVVCHTSEPKDVGVDTGVPFVMVAADLDLCAGLKRTTDVAMLVTMFGWFAMVISYLVYYVRHNQEDTRRHLEYLKSLPSKLDRPEESSTLSTVV, from the coding sequence ATGGTCCAGGGGCTGTGTACTTCTAGGAGGGTATGCCTGTATCCCACCATGCCGCTGCTGGCAGAATGGCTGCTGTGCCACTCCTTGGTGGCATGCCTGCTGCTGCATAGCCTGGCACTCAGCTCCACCACCGCGGGCCTCCACGGGGCGAACACCGGCTGCTCCGAGAGCTGCTACTGCTCTGAGTCGGCAGACGGCGGGAGGGTGGTGCGCTGCAGCAACATGCGCCTGGCGGAGGTGCCGCATGACCTGCCTAACGACACCCGCCGACTTTACCTGGACGGTAACCTCCTCACCACCATCCCCGCCAACGCCTTTGCGGGGCTTCCTTTGCTCAACGAGCTGGACCTCTCCCACAATGAGCTAACTCAGATGGAACCGGGGGCCTTCCGGGGTCTGGTCCCCTCTCTCAGGAGCCTGgatctgtcctctaacagactgaCCACCCTGGAGCCAGAGGTCCTGGGGGGCCTGAGGGCCCAGGCCAACCTCACCCACAACCCCTGGCACTGTGACTGCCGCCTCCAGGTGGCTATGCCTCGGCTGGACCTGGAACCGGCCTCACTGGCTGGCGTGGTGTGTCACACTTCGGAGCCCAAGGACGTCGGCGTAGATACAGGGGTGCCCTTCGTCATGGTGGCGGCCGACCTGGACCTGTGCGCAGGGCTCAAGAGGACCACGGACGTGGCCATGCTGGTGACCATGTTCGGCTGGTTCGCCATGGTCATCTCCTACCTGGTGTATTACGTCAGGCACAACCAGGAAGACACACGGAGACACCTGGAGTACCTCAAGTCCCTTCCCAGCAAACTGGACAGACCAGAGGAGTCCTCTACACTCAGCACAGTGGTGTGA